Proteins encoded within one genomic window of Triticum aestivum cultivar Chinese Spring chromosome 2D, IWGSC CS RefSeq v2.1, whole genome shotgun sequence:
- the LOC123053303 gene encoding probable helicase MAGATAMA 3 codes for MTRGFDVVIIDEAMQAVEPTTLVPLVHGCRQVFLVGDPVQLPATVISSTAQELGYGTSLFKRFQAAGFPVQMLKIQYRMHLEIASRCQFI; via the exons ATGACTCGTGGTTTTGATGTTGTTATAATTGATGAAGCCATGCAAGCT GTAGAACCAACGACTCTTGTACCCCTGGTTCATGGATGCAGACAAGTTTTTCTT GTTGGCGACCCAGTTCAGTTGCCAGCAACTGTAATTTCATCGACTGCTCAGGAGTTAGG GTATGGAACAAGTTTGTTCAAGAGATTTCAAGCTGCTGGTTTTCCTGTGCAAATGCTCAAAATTCAGTATCGTATGCACCTAGAGATAGCATCCCGCTGTCAATTCATCTGA